The genome window taaaaagtgttCTCTAACAAGTTCTCTTGCATTGCATCAAAAATACTAGCCATAAAATGGCAGATTAAATACACAATTTAGTTTTAACTTGATGTGTGGTGTTGTGTAACTTACCAAAAAATATTGCTTTTAGTAGCTAAGGACAAAGATACttgtatgtttttcttatttggaTTCTAAAGAGGATGGGGGAATCTGATCATAGAATTtcatcttttcctctcttttttattgCATATAAAGTTGCTTTTTCAGAAAAACCATATTAAACATGTTACCCTAGTGGATTGGGGTTGCACGTGTGAACATAGTGGTGAATATATTCCTCATCTGTTCCCCATTGCTCTTTTGCAAGGGAACTATTGTCCTTTGCCTGTTGTTTTTAGGGTCCAAAAAGTGGTGTTTGATATGATATGTATGGAGGatggaaaaaagagaggaaaggaAGCGTGAGAATGAcgtagaaaatagaaaaaagaacaaatcatTATGTAAATGCATCAAGAAACGGTGAATGCTGGAAATTCAAAGCATGGGTTTTTAGGGAAGTGAATTATATATGCATGTAGGCATAGTAAAAGCAGCTGATAATAACATATtcaagttcaattagaattttaagGACAATGAGAGAACAGAAATCATGAAAGAAACAGATTGATTGAAGAAATACCCCCGGAGTATATGGCTTAAATTCAGGAGGGGCCCACTGATCTGGAACTTTCATGAAGATATCAAAATCATCGAACATGTTGACCGCAAAAATGTGACGCTTGTCCAACTTGTACCCATTAGTTCTCTCCTTTGCAAGCTCAGCTTCCTACAATAAAAAGGATATGCATAAGCATTAAACCCCACTGTATTAATTTAtgacacaacaacaacaacattaatACCCATAGCAAGCAAGtgcttataaaatataaaaagcaacaggcataatatatatatatatatatctatatataatataatataaaaacagAAACTTTAACTAACATAACAATCCAATTGCATtggtatatactatataataagtAACCAAAGATTAAATTCATATCAatgagtggagagagagagagagagaggtacctCAGGGGTATTGAACTCAATAAAGCAATAGCCTAAGGTAGATTGTGTCTGAGGATCAACAGGCATGCAAAGGCCATTCTCCTTGATGACACCAATCTGACTGTAGATTCTATGAATAACATGTTCAAGCTTTTCTTTCTTCGTTTTCGCATCTACTTCAGGGAGATTgtcaacaataataatattgcCAAACCCATTACTGTACAACTCCAAATCCTTATTCAGATTCTTATCTCCTTCTTCATCATCGCTACATTACAATCCAGAAAGAGTGTCAAATCCAAactgaaatttatatataattcagCGTGTACGTAattgctaataataataataataaattgggTGTTATACCTTGGGATGCCGAAGTCTTGGCCAGGAGGGAGGTGAATGGAATTGAGGTCGAGTGGGAAGAAATCAATTCCGAGAAAAGACGCCGTCGTCTCTATGTCTTTCATCACCATCACGTCCGCCATGTTTGCCTTTCTTTTCACTCTCTCTGTTACTGTTACAGAAAGATAATTTCTGCTGCTAACTTATTAAACCACAAcaagaagtaaaaataaataaaacaactaCAAAGATTCTTGCTTATGAGTCTTCAAAGATTTGAAGGCCGAATCTCCAAGAAACTCAATTATGAATGAGAGTAGCTAGTGATAACCTATGTGCAAATAAAAGACAGTCAAGAATATTGtcggtttcttttttttttggattaaaaaaataagaacattGTCGATTTCGGTTTGTGCAGTCCCTATTATTTTGGTGTGTGTGGACTGatttctaggattttttttttagaagatggTTTCTACTTTCTAGGATTTAATTATAGAGATTTGCTTCTTAGAAAAAGCAACACGGCTTaaaccatcttttttttttcctttttaattaaatatcaGGTACCTGTGTCATTATGTCATATAATTATCTCACCAAATCATCCAAGGCGTTAGAGAAATACCATGCTAATCAtaaatagcaattttttttttttttttgagaatcaaatagcaaaatttttggtttgatcaaATATCAAACTTTAATACTTTATactttagaaatttttggtGTGACAAATAGCAAACTTTAATACtttagaacccaaaaaaaataacgaTATTAATAAGTATaggtaaaaaagaagataaaattcCAAGTTCCAACCTGTGATTATTTTCAACAGAGGTCGGGTCTTTAACTCTttataaagaataaataaaaaagagagtaaaaaataaataaataataactgtGGGCCCGAGAGGTCTGCAACCCAGCCCAAACTCTACCTGGGCCCAGAACCCGTGCTGAGGGGGtatcttgccgaagacgaatggTCAGTGGCCGACATGGCGAAGGGAACGGCCGaggacttaccctgtcctcggcattccagagctgTAATAGAAAGGCCCACACTgcggtgtaggcaatccccaaacagccccctccaAGGGATGTGAAcgaaatggggcccataggAAAGCAGGGTGTGAAAGTCGGACTAAAGAAAACGCGTCCTttttcagtaaatgcacctgccaatacccagagacGGTTGAAAAGAACAGACGTTTGGACAGTGTGAACcttgatccatgcaactaatagaaagtttgATGGGACGGCTGACGGGACGGGTACAGGGATAAGCTCccgcctgacctacaagtggagggtcaggatcaaccgggccggactatataataaaaaggaaggtgcgccAAAAAGGGTGGGGCTGGGAAAGatggccaagaaacgagagcctcccagcccacctccatgagaagtactctaggggtgacgatcatttaaccttgtatgaaccccctgaaaaacccaccgcctatcgatcaaggcctagcctttcaaacccacgctctacaaatgatattgttagggccgttttacgtgcgaacccgacactgttacggtccgccacgaatcgtgaccctacaataaCAAATCCTTAAATTACTCAGTCATATTTCTAacatatttttacataaaatacgtacttgtttgaatattttCACCATACCAACGTGAAAACTAGAAAcagcaaagaagaaaaaggatacaaaaagagaattaaagaagaaaaaaaaactttgagtACCTGATGGCTGATTTTGATTCTccaatgaagttttttttttttttgttgagaaattcTCCAATGAAGTTGAGTTAGCAGAACGAGTTTGGGAACTTAGCTTTattgtgattattattattgtgcaGTTTTCTTTTATAGAAGCTTGAGGCGGtgatctctcaaaaaaaaaaaaaaagaagcttgagGCGGTGATCGACTTTGGTTAGGAAATTCAAGTAGGATTAGGATTTAGGAAATTCCAATGCTCAATGTATCCGGGGATGTTTTAGGACTTGGGAAATCTCATGCATGTGTGCGACTGGCTGGTTTTATCAtgcttatctctctctctctctctctctctctctctctctctctctctctctctctctctctctctctctctctctctctctctctatatatatatagaggaacCCATTCTACTTTCTACTAAGAGCAGAGATGGATGGAACCACTTATGGTGAGACAATGCCATGACCACCCTTTCCCtcacaaatttttcttaataatataatattataggGGGAAATGGGTATATTTCCATAATTTACAAACTATGCAACAAAATGTCtctgttttgaaattatttagcaaaatgcccttaattttgaaactcaattttaacaaaatcaagttACAAGTGAAAATTTTGCCACGCAAAATGCCCTtgattttgaaactcaattttaacaaaatcgagttacaagTGAAAAATTTACCACTTAAATTTTTCTGAAAAATTTAAGTGGAACTCGACATTGCTAATGTTGAGttccacttaaaaatatacataaacttgattttgaagATATCGAGTTTTAcataaaactcgattttgttaaaatcgagtttcaagaCCTAGGCTTATAGATCTGTTGAACGATACAAGGTTCACCTAGTTACCAAAGGCTTTACTTAGGAATATGACATTGACTATAAGAAAACATTTGCTCTGGTTGCTCGCCTTACATCTGTCACGTGTCTCATTGCTGCGGCCGCCATTCGCCATTCGCCGTTGGCCTCTTAATTTATCAGatggatgtgaagaatgctTTCCTCAATGGAGACCTCCAAGAAGAAGTGTACATGCAACCACCCCCTTGTTATACTCACCCATTCCATCAAGTTTGTCGCCTTCGTtgtgctctttatggcctcaagCAGGCACCTCGGGtttggtttgaaaagtttagctcagTTATTGCTTAGCAGGGTTTCACTTCGAATTCTCATGACACTGCTCTCTTCGTCCAAAAATCCTCTGCTGGTATCACTCgtattcttctttatgttgataACATGATTATTACTAGAGATGACTTTGTAGGTATCTACTCACTATAGCACTTCCTTAGTCAAcattttgagatgaaaaatCTAGGCACTCTCAACTATTTTCTTAGGCTTGAGGTTACCTTATCCTCTATCTTTCCCAAGCTAAATATACTTCTGATCTTATCTCCAAAGCCAAATAAGACCGTTTCCACTCCCTTGAAATTCAATGCCAAGCTCACACCCTTGGATGTGAACCTATATCAGATGCTACTCGTTACCGTCAGTTGTTTGGTAGTTTGATCTATTTACTGTCACTCGCTCGAATATTTCACATGTTGTAAGTATGGTTAGTAAATTCATGGACACCCCTCGTTCTATTCACTATGTTGTTGTTCTTCGGATTCTCCGATACATCAAGGGTACACTTTATCATGGTCTTTACTACTCCTCTCAGTCTTCTCTTGAGCTCCATGCTTGTTCAGATGCGGATTGGGCAAGTGATCCGACTGATTGATGCTTCATcacaagttttttgttttttgttgggtACTTTACTTGTCTTATGGTGTAGCAAGAAGCAGGATGTGGTTTCCCATTCCAATAGCAAGGCTGAGTATCATGCTCTTGTCGACACCACCTGCGAGCTTGTGTAGCTTCGAGGGCTCTTGACTAACATGGATGCTCCACAGCCCACTGCTACTCCTCTTGATTGTGATAATCGTAGTGGTATCTACATTACTCATAACAATATCTTCCATGAACGCACCAAGCACATTGAGATCGACTGCCACATCACTCGCTAGCATCTCAAGAAAGGCAATATTCAGTTGTTCTCCATCTCCTCTACCGACCAACCTGCTAATATCTTCACCAAAACTCACCTGCCTAGTTATCTtcgagatcttatatccaaactccagttAGCTTCCTCCTTGCCACCTCAAGTTTGAAGGGAGATGTTAGTATATAACTTAGTCTAGTTTAGCCTAACCCATCAGACTTAGCCCAGTATATTGTACTTGTAATATACTCATATTACTTAtacttcacacatacttagctTGTATAAAACTCTTTATTGTATATTGATTATACATACAAAATATACATCAATATACAGTATATCTACAAACAAAGTTGGTTCTCTGAAAATGTGGTGCTTATTGAAGCTTACCATGTTTTGGAGTATGGAAGGGAGCATTCACGAAGTTCCATTGGGTCAAGCTTGAAAAATGTCCAAAGCTTATTGTTGTTATAATTTATTTGGTGTTTTTCTGTCCCAAGCGGCATGTGCAGTGTGTTGGGCCCTCCCCATTAACAGGCAACAGGTCATCAGTCCTTTCAAATGTGATTGTGGCCTCGTCCTATATATTGGGTGAATTTGAATatcatttatttgttaaaaattaaaaatttattgttaaaaatattataataaaataatttttaaatatgtgaataattaTGTAGAAcccaaatttatattgaaatctGAGTTTGGATGACTTTTGTGGGTCTATAAACAATACGCTTAGGCCCACAGACAAAACGCAAAACGCAAGGATTGGgcaaaacgcccaatccaaacgtaTTAAAATTGCTACACCCACCATTATTGGAATGAAGTGATATTTGAGTTCACATTCAATGGCTAACCAATAAACGTACCTTTCAGTGGCGGAACAAGGGCATATACACTTTTTAAAGTATTCATTTGAATggacttttttataaaaataaaaataaaaaaaataaataaataaaaaaaatctttttttaataggtgaAAGTACAACTGTATCttgaaaaaataatgtaatgccttaaacaattgtaaatttttcttctttgagaTGAATATAAGATCATCGAAACAAAGTGCTTAGTTCTTATGTAATTTCATAATTAGAGTATTTTAATCAATTACTTgcaataatattaaattttgggGAGATCAATATTGTATGGACATCGATAGGCTATTTCCACAAACTTTCCCTTTATAAATTGAGCCATTCGAGAAGGGTGACCTATATATGTTCtttctattatatatttatcttCCTTGTTAAAATCTATAGAGAACTTCtagaaaaatttgaaagaaaagtttGGTACAAATAGAGAATTATTATTTCCGGTAAACATATATATGCAAGTAGTAAGAAGGTTAATTAACGTGGCATGGGACATTGGGACCCCATGGAATCTTGACCGGTGGGTATATGGACGTTGTTTGTCATATGAGGGTAGACCCCATACATGGTCATGATCCACGACGTAGGGTAAAGGTTTGAATCAATTTTGCATAGGAATTGGGAGAttttagccttttgcccttaatttttcaaaaatttagcaatatgcccttgtttcgaaactatatagggatatgcccctgtttcgatactcgattaacttaaaatcgagtttcaaagaaatactcgattcatagaaaatcgagttacgccgaataaaacttaaaaaaaaaaaaaaaaaaaaaaaagcatggaactcgattttagggaagtcaagttccaaaacgtcactatagggcttaaaaacgccactatagggccccttgaacctggtatggggacttaaaaattttgcaggaaaacgccgctatagggccctaAAACGTCAccatagggcttaaaaaacgccactatagggctcccagAACAGAGCGATTAcacttaaaaatttttttgcaggaaaacgccgctataggactttaaaacgtcactatagggctcaaaaacgccactatagggcaccctgaatatgggccaatcacacttttaaaaaattgcaggaaaacgctgctataggactttaaaacgtcactatagggattaaaaacgcGACTATAGGGCCCCCTGAATATGGGGtgattacacttataaaattttttttcgcatggaactcgatttcctgaaactcgagttccatagatttttttttttttttttttaagtttgatcggtcataactcgattttctaccaatcgagtatttaattgaactcaattttaggataatcgagtatcaaaacaggggcacgctcctatatagtttgcaaacaggagcatattgccaatttttttaaaaattaagggtaaagaGCCAAAATCTCCTAGGAATTGTAATACACATGTATGATCGATGGAAGAATCTATAGCCCCGGCCCACTAAACCTTCAAATTAAGGACCAAGAActtacttcattttttttatatgcaatGCATGGTCATACTTCTTCAATTTTgcaaatagaaaaaaacaaacatggtCGCACTTCAAACCTCAGAAAATTCTCCGAGGGGTCCAAAAAGTTTGGATTCAATGGGGCAAGGTCTTCCTCTAGACTAAGGAAAAAGTTTGAAATCCTTTTGCGGACCATGACTAAGTCATTTTTCCAAGTTCTTTCTATTATATTGTAAAGGTCTACCGTGTGAAAGAAACTCAAACTTGGAATAATTTCCTCAATCTTTCTCTCTTAGTATGAATATCAGCATCATCAAAGACCACCGAAAGGTTTACATCAATCCCATTTAAATTTCCTCATACTATATATGTTCAAATCTAAGACAAATTAAGCCAAAGAAAAATTAAGCAGAGAGAAAAATCTCAGATAAACCATGGAGGAGACAAATCCAATATCTATAATCCGTCAAGGGTGTAAGTTAGCAAGAGAACTTGAAGCAAACCTACCAAACCTCACTGACCAGCACAACATGCTCTTAACATCCTGTGTTGAAATCATAAAGGTTTTCAATACAGCAAGGGAACGACTATACACTACTCAATATCGGGACCCCATGTCACACAACCCCATGAACATGCTAATCCGACAACCACAGGAGTCACAACAGACTCAGATTGAAGCAGCTGCTGATCTGCAGGGATGGCTAAGGTCTAATTACACCCAAGCAATGGACATATTTCAATTACAACTTCAAGCTGATCAAAGCAGGAACCCATTTGAGACGCAGAAATTGGGGTCCGATGTCCATGTTGCAGCAGCTGGAAGAGATCATGCGGAAGCTTCTGCACGATCTAGGAGCACAGGAGGAGGAGAGTTTCCGGTTCCACCAATTGACGTATCAGATTCTGGTACTGGTAATTCATCCTCACAAAGACAGCGAAGAAGGtgagatatatttttaacttTGGAAAATCTAATTCAAATGTATGTGATTCAAGTTTTTATTCAGGTCAGTActgttacaatattttcttcTCAATATGGGCGACTTGGAATCATTCCTCTCTGGCTCTAAACCTAAAAGTAAACTTTACTtgccaaaaaggaaaagaagaaaccTAAAGTAGACAACCATTTCATGGATTATTGCTTTTGCGCTTTCTTTGGAAACACGCAAATAATAATtagaaccaaaatgaaaacgTTTTGAAAGTAAAACGGTCAGAAGTTGTTTCTTAGAAATGGAAAAACCACTAGCTAGATAGTTAGTCAGAGAAGCACAATATCCTAGATGTAGTTTCTTCTTCAGATATACCAAGTTGATTATAGCTTCTGTTACATATTATAAGAAAAGTCTTGATTTTGTTGGAACTAATGAAACATAGCTAAGTGATTAAGATCTTTAATTAATTACCTTGTCATTTAGGGTaccaatattaatatatagttATGTTTTATGATTTTAAATAAACAGGAGGGATGATGGGGAGAGACGGACATTGACGGTGCCTGTACCTCGGATTGGAAATACTGAGATTCCACCGGAGGACGGCTTTACATGGAGGAAATACGGCCAGAAAGAGATACTTGGCTCAAAATACCCAAGGTAATTAATGACTGCCATATATGTACCATTATCATGGTTATTGGTTACAGTGAGAggcaaattaattagatttatgaTTATGCATTCAATGATTCTTGTTATTAGTTTGACACTTTCAATATTAATGCATTGAATATACAAGGAAGGCCTTTGATCAAAAACGCTACAGTACTATCAAATCTATTGACGCATGCTTTTACCTTTCCTTACTCCTTGGACTTTGACCGGATCCATGCGTACTCTACAATGCATATGACTATCAATTCAAAGCTAATATCAGATAGGTGAATTTCTTAGAAATTAATTAGGTctcttattaaattttgtaaaactgTCAATTACAAATTCTAACTCTAACCTCTCTTTAAGACTTTGATCAAATTCATGTGAATGGGTCTGCCAGAAATTGACTCATTCTACAAACCAATTAAGGTTTACTACTTGTTGGAAAACGACCTGTATTAATGCTTTGATTAATTTTGTTGGAGAAActtttaactgttttttttttaaataaaaaataataataaataaaaaaataaaaaaaaagatctttaaAATGGTGTCTTAATTTAACATAAGCATATTACTTCATCTAAAAACTTAAGTCTATAAATTTGTGCCTAAtcatgttatttttatttcgtaaaattctttattctttttcctaTTTGGAATTCCATTCAAACGTGTGAGTCATTGTTTCTCCATTAATTTTGAGATCTCCCTTTTTATTTCACAAACAGGTCCTACTAACTCTCCCTTACTCTCATCCATAGGAACCCCACATGTCCATGTCCATAACAACCTTACGctatatcattctttttttggtttagtacATATCATTAAGAATACCATATAGTTTGGCATTTTTCCAAAGATCATTTACATGGACTTTGTAGGCTTCTTTTGTGTAATGTACTCTTGTGTGGGCTCAATGTACATGCTCTATATTTTCATACCAATTACTGCAAAAAGGAACTTGATAACTTTTCTCAGCTTCCCACACGCCACCTTTAGCTAGGGTTGTAAGTAAACTGAACTATTTATGATTTGCTTGATCttgttttgggaaaaaatattgttgttgtttgtttatttaggaAATAAGCCAAGCTCAAGCTCAAATTTAGACTTAACAATTAAACGTGTCAAGATTAAATATAATAACGTGTCAATGAACAAACTCATTAATCTAAGACTTGAATtagtatatttaatattatatgtttagatgcataaatgtgtaaaatatatttAGATAGATATGGCAttgaattgtgtaaatttgtaaataaatttataatatatcaaATTGCTATTAATAATACAATGGTGATATTAATAGACTAGTGaaggagtaaaattttttacttattgTGTTTATAATacatgcaaaaaaagaaaaaagaaaaaaggaagttGATCAAGTAGTTCATGAATAAAATTGAGCTTGTCCAATTAGAAAACAAACTAGACTTGAATATGTAATTTAGTTGTTAATAAACTTGAGCTCAGTTTGTGAATTAAAtgaataaacataaaatttaaatgctCGGCTTGGGTTGATTTGTTTACAACCTTAATTACTATTGACTTGTACTACTTGAAGAGACTTTAATTGAggtcttaatatatataaacgCCACTTAATTCAAAAGTTTAAGATCAGTTATGATATATTaaattctcttttctcttcttttttttttttttttttccttaatgtGTAACTTGCACTCACATGGAGAAGGTAGAATCATTGAATGTAACATTCCCATCACGATGATAGAACTCACATTTGTGGAGTCTACCTACCTTCATATGAGACAAACAaccattactaaaaaaataaatatataggaTCTGAGAGAATATTCAATTTTGGACTTTTTCTAACTTAAGGGTCGTTATAATTTTGATTTCTTATtcgtttacttgtattttggtcGATGACCGTCTTCATCAGAGGTTACTTTAGGTGCACCCACCAGAAGTTATACCAATGCCCAGCCAAGAAACTCGTGCAGAGGCTGGATGACGATCCCTACATGTTTGAAGTGACATATCGAGGTGGTCACACATGCCACATGTCATCCACGGCACCATCAATTCCACCACCACCTGATCAAATTTCACATGACATTGCCCAATTTATAGCTTCCCAGCCTCTACCATCTAGTTCAGTTCCTCTAAGCAGTTGGCTCTCAATGGACAGTCTAGGAAGGGGAGGAAGTGGTAGTGGTGCGGGTCCTTCCACCACACGAAGTGGCAAAGAAGTTGAATTCCCGGTTGCAGATATGGCTGATGTAATGTTTAACTCAGGCAGCAGTAGTAGCAATAGCATGGATTTTCTATTCCAAGCCCCCGAAGATGTTAAATGGAAGCCAGGTGACAAACAAGGTTGATCGATGGACTAACaggaaatttaataattttgtggAGCTGATTATGATTTATTTCTTCCTATTGCACCTTTTACTTTTGGTAGTAAAGTAGATCAAGCATATTTAGAGGTAATAAAATTTGAACCATCCATTTATCGGCAACTTCAAGTATGGGCAGATCAAAATTTTGGAACCGCACTTTGTGTAAACTTGGTGGTCATAAATGTCCACCTTACATTACATATATAGTTATTGATCATATATAGGAAGAGGTCTACACTATACAATGAGCTTTGTATGCATACCTGCCAGACTGACTGCTGCAAATGGATTTCCTTCTCCATACTTGGGAAAGAAAGTAGCTAGGTAACCAATCCTAAAGATTTATTATCCGGCAACTTCTTGTTAGGTCAACCTTAATTGAGTTTTTCAGGGATGTAACTAATTTATTTGCTAACTTTTGTACCATTTTAATATACTATGTTTTTCATGTGGCTTTTATACTTTTGTGTTGCTACAAGTTTACTATAGCCTATAGCTAGGCATGATATGCATGCAAgtcctaatttttcaattagacaagtatttttgtttctataaaACTTTATAGGCAAAAATACACTTTACAGCTTTTAACTTTAATCAATTGTTATTTTAGTACATTAAGttaaaaaattgtcatattAGTCCATTAACTTTGATCAATTGT of Quercus lobata isolate SW786 chromosome 8, ValleyOak3.0 Primary Assembly, whole genome shotgun sequence contains these proteins:
- the LOC115957359 gene encoding WRKY transcription factor 55; protein product: MEETNPISIIRQGCKLARELEANLPNLTDQHNMLLTSCVEIIKVFNTARERLYTTQYRDPMSHNPMNMLIRQPQESQQTQIEAAADLQGWLRSNYTQAMDIFQLQLQADQSRNPFETQKLGSDVHVAAAGRDHAEASARSRSTGGGEFPVPPIDVSDSGTGNSSSQRQRRRRDDGERRTLTVPVPRIGNTEIPPEDGFTWRKYGQKEILGSKYPRGYFRCTHQKLYQCPAKKLVQRLDDDPYMFEVTYRGGHTCHMSSTAPSIPPPPDQISHDIAQFIASQPLPSSSVPLSSWLSMDSLGRGGSGSGAGPSTTRSGKEVEFPVADMADVMFNSGSSSSNSMDFLFQAPEDVKWKPGDKQG